GAGGATAGGTTATATTTTTGGTCTAGGATCCCAATTTGAGGATCTAGCGAAGAGGAACTAAAAATATCCACCTATACTTTGAGGATTGATAGATCAATCTATTATCTATCAATCTAATACTATCTAACTATCTAAGTATCTAACTATCTAACTATCTAAGTATCTTACTATCTTGCTATCTATCTATCAATCAATctatccatctatctatctatctagctatctatctatctatctacaATCTAAATGTTTGACTATACTATCTTACCATCTAACTATCTATTTATCCAAATATCTAACAATCTATCTATTCgcctttttatatatatctataatatatttataccaaATTAACATCAGTTATACATTTAAACTGCACTTTTTGTGCACgttcataaaaaaatttattatttatttattgcaacaTCAAAATGTAAAGCAATTTAGGcgattttcaaattaaaagccattttTATGGGCATCAGACGATAAAAAAACCAGAACACAATTAAGATCACTTTTTCTTCACAAATTTTGCATCACACTGTTTTTTGATTATTActgtttttatatttcaacATTCTACTTATtttcacataaaaaaaaacttgaaaacttGAACTTGTATTTGTTTCGTTATTGTGCATTAACAATTTGGTCAGCTATCCTTTGTTTCGTATCCTTGCGACCTTCAACTCACCTTCATGTTTTCAAACTTTGTTCTTTTTGAGTAAGTTGTGCTTGAGGGGACTGGACAATTTGTGCTGATCTGTCGCCGGTTACGATGATCTTATATACCCGTAGTGCCAAGAATCCGAAAAGTGGAGCAATaaaactggccaaaaagaacGTATACGGATGCAAATTTTGTGCGGGGTTCGTTTAATTGTTTAGATATTGATTTTGGGATGCCATTATCATTGATATTTGCCAGATTTACCAGAGACGATCGAACAATGCGTGCCGAAGTCATAACTTATTTGTGACGCCTTTCAAATCGCCAGAACAATGAGAACTTGTTCCTTTTGCGACAGGTGATCATCTCACCTGGCGAATTTCCGCACCTTTGATGAATTCTTGTGCAAATTGATTGCTTCATAAACGTTGTGCTGGGTTTActgtcttcttttttttttttttgtggcctCTTCTATTTTCGGCTAAACTCAATTTATGAGCCCATTGTCCACGCCCATTATGATTTTCGGTTCAccgaaaattatgcaaatttatgcaaatttcagtAATGCTTCCTCCTCAACACAAATAgcgcaaaaacacaaaaattgtttgcttttggttttctcatacaaaatattttggcaatatGAAAAGTAACATTATTAGTCGCTTATACTACTAATCTCTCTTTAATTTCGCGGTTTAATTGCACTGTCTTAATGCTTTTGAGCGAATTTCTTTTGATGTTCGGAGTCTTTCGGTAGTTTACCTTTTTTATgtgggtttttgtttaataaacatttatgtaAATCTATTGTTTAAGCCCACTTTCtcccagaaaaataaatatcagacgaaaaatggaaaacaatgaagggcttttgtttgattttcattcATAGATAAATAGATGCaacacatatttttaatgtatttaaatgtgttttaatttcataactGCTATAAATTTGCTTAGCATTAATCAACACTTGCGCTATCGATTGTCGATAGGCGCCGATAGTCCCGCCCAAGTATAAAAAAACACAGCTGTTTACATCGCtccatctcgctcgctcgctttTCGCTgtggatttcttttttttattgtattaaaCAAATCGCAAAAATAGGTCTTTAATGGCGGTGTAATCGAATCGTagttgtaaacaaaaacaaataaaagggGTGGGAAGTGCGAGGCAACATAAACATTTGGGGGACTTCGCATTTTGCAACATGAGAGCGGTCAATTAGCaagtcaacaacaacaacatggcGCACCTGCACCAAAATTCTTCATGTTGACGTCAACAAAGTGAAATCCGATCAAGAAATCGTAGCGATCGCAAGGAAAGGACCGCAATACGGATAACCGTGTGAAACGGAAgcatcgaggaggaggaggaggattaCTACAATCCCCAggatcagcaggagcagcagactACCCAGCATATCTAGAGTCCCCGGATCCATCATCACACCAGGATGTACTCCGAGTGGGCCTCGCTGTCCGCCCAAATCACAGCCAACAGCTGCGGCGCCCAGTGCTTCAGTGTGCTGAACAAATTCCCCGCCTCCGCAGGACGCGAAGTGGTCGTCTCCGTGGTCAAGCAGCTGGGCACCAATCTGGGCATCACCCAGAATGCAGAGCCCAGTCACCTGGTCAAAGACGAAGAGGTGGGTCATCGTAGTTGTCCCACACGGAATGGTCCTCTATAAAACAGGCTACTCTTGTTGAAAGCTGTAAAGATGATCCTTTGATTGATATTTGCAGTCAGGAAGGGATTTTGGATTTCAGGAAATCTGTTTATCCATTATGAGAAGCAAAGTACTATCCTTAAAATGCCTAAAACGAAATAGTATATCTtatatcaaattgaattttaaaccGGAAGTTAAACGTTCTTCATACAATTTTCTTTACTTCAAGACTTGCAACAAACATTGTTCATTCACATGTCCAacaaaacattattttaatggaTGAAATAATGTATTAGTAATGTGCTGGAAAAGCTTCCATTAAATCCATAAAATTGTGCATGTAATTgccgaatgaatgaatgaaaactCAATTTATATTACCTCAATCTGGAAACGAAATataattgttgtttgttggtttAATGTAGAGTTGCTATTTATAGAATGCCTGGGATGTTTTCATAGAAAAATACGAGTTTTCCTtagaatggaaaatgttgaaacTTATATAAAAGTAATACTTATTGAGTAACATTGCAACGCGATTCGATTCCAGGTAAAATGGTGCATGGACGTGATATGCTTCGGACTTTCGCTTCCTCTGCAGGAACACGAGACGATCAAGGACTGCGTGAATGTGTACTGCGAGTGGCTGACGGCGCTGCATCCGCAGCCCAGGATCAGTGTTCCGAAGCCGATATGCGAGGATGCCAATCTCTATGCGCGCCAGATCATCAACCACTTTCACAATCTGTTTGTGCCGCGCCAGGGCGAAAGTAAGTAGATGCCCACTGGCCCCTGGATTTTATGATCTATATATGCTGTCCCTTGTGCTCGTATTAACCCCGCTCTAAATTTCAAGTCTTGCCATTTCTATACCAAACCACGCTTGGTAGGTTGCTCGTGCTCTTTACATATACGTACATAGATTGCTCTTGGGAAAAATAATGTCTAAGCTGTGAAAATGCTGTTAATTCTTGGACAATATTTGTCCTACGAGTAGGACTAGTATCCATTAGAATATTAAGGGCCACAACTAATACTTATACCTAATGGCTTTCAGGTGCAGATACAATTAAGCGGCAGGCAGTGCTCTGCCATCGGGTGCTACGAACTCTGCAGCAAACTGCCCAGATATCGCAGCTGATGGACCGGCAGACGTGGGACACGCTGCTACTCTTTCTGCTGGCTATCAATGAGATCCTGCTGGCGCCGCCCACCGTCAAGGACGATGTGGGCGATCAGCTGTGCGAGCGAGTGCTCTCCGTGCTCTTTGAGGTCTGGCTTCTGGCCTGCGTTCGCAGTTTTCCCTCGCCGTCGATGTGGAAGACGCTGCAGGAGTCGTGTGCCATGTGGCGGCACCGCGTGGCCCTCGTGGATCAATGGAATCGAGTAAACTTGGCCCTAACCGCTCGCCTGCTGGAGTTCAGCTATGGTCCTGCGTTTCCGCAGCTCAAGAATGGTGCGTTTTGATAAATCAATATCATAACATAATAATTTCGAATCCTTTTATACCTCCACAGCCGACGAGGATGGCCAGCTGATACCAATTGGAATGTCCAACGACTGTGTGGCCCAGACATGGTACCGCTTCCTGCGGATGATTGGCAATCCCACGGCGCTCTGTTCACCACATATCATCAGCAAATCATCGCACTTTGTGCAGTGGGCCTTGACCCATGAAAAGGGCGCCGAGACGCATCAGCATCCTTGCCTGCAACAACTGCCGCAGATCTTCCTCAATGCCATGAAGGGCATTTCCAGTCAAGTGGACGCTTTTCTAGGTAAGATCCTGATTGGAATTCGGGTGTTGATCCTATTGGGAACCTGGTACTCGTGGAACACCACTTTCAATTGCCTTTGTACAACTTGAATGTTTAAAATTCAAGGATTCAGTGCATGGCGAGTACCAGGTTCTATGTAGTGGGTAAATCCAATATTGTCGCTCTTCAACGTTTTGCATTAGATTATTGAAAGGCTAGCTGAGTACTTCTTTCTCTTTTCTCTTGTTCGTTTGTTTATCGCTGGTTTTGCTAActccaaaaatttgtatctaaATCGAAAATGCCTAACTGAAATTCGCTTGAACAACCGTGCAAAAAAGCAGGCGTTTAtcagccgccgccgcagcaaaCGGACGGTGTAGTGACGAATCTGCTGGAAATCCGGCACTCGCTCAACGAGGCCACCTCCTCGACCCTGCAGCAGTTCATCCACTCCAGTAGCGCCACGAATATTGCGAACCAGCAGAATCAGCCCgcccatcaccatcatcacctCCACTAtccgcatttgcatttacacGGCGCTGGTAGCTTTCTGCGCGACAATTTCATGAGCAACTCGGCCAGCTCCGCCCTGAACGCCATCATGGGTCACCATGGCGGCCACCATGGTcaccaccatcagcagcagcagcagcagctccagatCAGTGCCTCGCCCACCAGCAGCCTGACGACGGGCGGCAGCTCCGCCGTGGGCAGCACCAGTGCCGGAGGCAGTCACTCTGCCGGAGTCGTTGGCAGCATCTCCTTTGGCGCCACTGAATCGCCTGGCACGGGTCAGGCCTCCgcctctgccacgcccacaccgcCACTCCAGCGACGTCTGGCGAAAAGCTTCAGCGTAGCACCCACCATCACACAACAGAAGGGTGCGGATCTCCACGGAGAATCTCTATTTGGATAACCACCGAATGTTGTATTCCTTGTTGTGACACCAAGCTATGTTAAAACTTTATCCTGGCAGAGGTAGTTGAGGGTATTAAGTAGTTAGTAATATGACTAAAAACGTTTCATACAAGGTAAACCTCAAGTTGTAGTATTCAATTTAAAGATCTAAAACAGTCTGTTTATATTAATGTAATCTTTTATATCACTACTTCTATACAAATCTCAACACAGTTCATGAGCTAGTTTAGtttatatatgcaaattgatgGTGATCTTAATGTTCTGGAAACGACTTACCCATCTGCCAGGGTATCTGAACTTCGGTGCACCGAAGCCAAccttttgtttcattttttttgtgccatgGCGTGCTTCTGAATTGACCTGACTtggtttgcttatttttttgttgcttgccTAGATGTTGTTTGCCTTGATCCATCGCCACATTTCTCCCAGCCAAGTTCGCACTCACGAGTTttgcattttagtttttttttccatctttcgtattattttctttggcatctctgtattttttttgtataatttgttCCGTAGCATGAGTGGAATAATCTCGGTGTAATTGCCCGGCGCGGATGAGTCGGGCCGAGTAACTGTTGCCACTTTCCACCGGCGGATTATGCATTGTAATTTATCAACGAACGCCCACAATTATATAGCATGCTCcctttgtatctgtatctcgcGCTCCGCATATTTGTATCTAATTTCTCTAACAATTTCTCACACTTGCTCCACGCTGCTCCACTCACCCATCGCATCGCATTGCCTCGCATCTCAGGCTTGAGCAAGACCTCGCTTATTGGCCTCACCGGCGGTGGTGCACGCAACgcgatcagcagcagcagcaccaccaacgcCGGCAGCACGGGAACGGGATCGGGAGAGGGATCCGCTCCTGCTCCGGCGCCCACAACTCCCACGTCCACGTCGGGACCGCCGTCggcgagcagcagcatcaactgTAAGTGCATTGGGAAAACACCTAACTGATCTTGGCCGTGTGGCTCTCCAACTTCGGTAAACTGTTTAAAGAActtcattttgcaattactttcTTTGGTcctatgaaatattttaaaaacttggTTTAGATACACATGCGCCAAGATCAATCTGCTGTTTTCTAGTTCGTAAATTAACCGATAAAGCCTATCTGCGGATGGTTATATATTAACTAATTGGATCcattgttttgtgtgtgctgtgtgtgaaTCGTTTGTGAGCTTCTCCCGTGCCGCCTAACTATCTAACAGATGTTTTAACCGCCCCCCATTGCCATGATTGCTTCGCTCTCTCTCTGACACCGTCTGCTCTCTCTTTCCATCCCTCTATATCTGTCTCTCTCACTACCGCGATCGCAGCTCTGCCGCTGACTTCGATGGGAGCGGGTGTCGAGCTGGCCGTGGCCAGACCCAAGTGCAACAGCATTCTCCACGTATTCCACGAGTGGCTCTTCGAGGCGGCGCACATCGGAGGCGACACTTGGCGGCAAAATCGTAAAAGTGAGTTCCGGTATTTGTAATATAAATTGTATGGCTAGTAAGTCCTTTACTACAGTTCGATCTAAAAGATTACTAAGTCTCTTTTATTAACACtacatatgtttttttttgttatcctTCGAAAATAGAGCAAGCATGCGAGGCCAGTAAGCGGCCATCCTCGATGATAATGGAGCACCGCAAGGGATCGATATCGTTGTCGCAGCCCAACTCGCTGAACGACCCGCAATCGTTGCCACCCACGCTGACCATCGATAAGTATGAGTCCGGCCGAGCCGAGGCCATTGGAACGCTGTGCAAGATCTTCTGTGCGAAGAAGACGGGCGAGGAGATCCTGCCCGTCTATCTGGCCCGCTTCTACATGGCTTTGCAGCAGTGCCTGAAGATCACAGAGTCGCGGGAATGCGACGAGACGTTGGCCAGCATCCTGCTGCACTCGAGTGACCTGTTTCGCCTGGACCTGGATGGGATTAATGTGCTGCTGCCAGGTTTCATTGCCGCCTTGGAAATCGTACTGCCCGACAAGGACCTCAAGCTGAAGACCCAATCGATGGTCTTCAATCGCACCGAACTGCGTCGCTCGGCGATCAACATCCTGCTGTCCATTATGGTGCTGCCGTTGCACTACCAAACGCTGCCCATCCGGGATCTAACCTGCGAAACGAGCGAGAAGTATGTGGTTGAGCTTTTTGTACCTGATGTAATTgagttaatattattttataacttCATCAGAATGTTTACCTTCATCCAACTGAAGTCGCGGCTCATGAACATCCTGATGAATGCCCTGCAGGTGGAAACGGATGCCCAAAACACGCACATGCTACTGGGCGGCCTGCTGCTCTGCGTCCAGGACGCCGTCACCTTCGAGGAGACGGAACTGGGCGGCGGCAATGCCAATCTCTCGCACAACTCCAGTGGTGTGCAGCACCACGACGCCAATCTACTGAGTTCGGGTTAGTTTCTGCAGCTCCAAGGGCAGCGCTCTTGAACTCAttccattttgatttgttggaatttttgtattatttaattgcccaccttttttattcgcatttccttttggcatttttgtgtttttttgtggGCTGTTGATGAGCAGCGTGCTCGGAGCGTTCCGCTTCGCTGGTCAGCGCTGGCACAGCCAGCTTGGGCGGCCAGACGACGGCCACCATGGGAGCGGGATCGGGCTCCATTCGCGACACCGCCTCCGCCCACGACTACCCCAGCCTGACCATTTCCGATGACATGTCATTCGAGTTCGGCCAGGAACTGGAGGGGGTGACCACCTATGGtaaactttgttttttgcatttttattatatttatattaagttGGCTAAAGTTTTTTTATAGTCTTATTGTTATGTGGTCCAGTCGTTTAAAGtaattttcagaatatttaaataatatgcaaCAATATTGTTTGCTTTCTTGTCAGCTTATTGGACTCAAACTAATACTATTCTTTCTTTTAGATAACGCCCATGCCCTATTTGTGCGCGCCACGTATTTGGTCTGCCATCGACTGATCTCGTCGTGGAAGACGGATCTGAATGTTTCGCTGGCCGCCTTGGAGTTGCTGTCTGGCTTGGCCAGGTTACATATCCGGGAAACAGGTAAAGTTTGCTCCTCATTTTGGTGTGCATATGCTCCTGCAAAGGCTTTATTTGGAATGCTGATGGAATTGAACTCTGTATGAATATAGGATTCATTACAATAGGGAAATCCTTTGCAAGAGCATCAAAAGGCTTCGGTGGCACCGAGGCTGCACTTTCCTTTCCTGATTTTAATGTCGTTTGTTTTCTGTCCACctctgtttgtttattttcgaacTGTTACCATGTGCGTATCCTTTCAATGTTAACCCCCGCTGTAAAAACCCTCCAAATATCCACTTACCCACTTAATCCACTTAACCCCTaactgtttgctttgctgTGCAGCCAGGAAATTTACAAATGGTAATTGATTGACGAAGCCAACTAACCTAACTAACGCCACTTTCTTCtgtctttctttctttcttttttttgtcgcGTTTCTTTTTCTAACCGCCATCGAaatcgcaccaccaccactgcaCCACATCccgaataaatcaaaaaataataacctaatatataatatgacCCACCTCATCCACATTGCCATCTATCAACTCACGttgattgcaatttgtttctatatataatatatgtgtatatttaatttgcatctCCAACCGATAACGAATGTATATAACCccaacaaccaccaccaccaaccaccaaACACCAACCACTCATCCAAATCGCCCACGTAGACACCTTAGTGAAAATATACGAAGCTAGTCAGAATCTAACGATAATCTCCTCAGACGCTCTAGAGTGCAAGCGGGCCGTGAAGTGGATCTgtgactatatatgctaccAGTGCTCCCGTCCGCCGCCGGCGCACAGCAAGGATCTGCACAGCACCATTGTGGCGGCCTTTCAGTGCACCGCCGCCTGGCTGATGCAGCATCCCTATTTGCTGCAGGACAAGGATTGCCTGCAAACGGTCCTCGAGGTGGTGGAGCTGGGCATTTCGGGCACCAAGAGCCAGAGCAAGGGCACCGATATACCCAAGTTCAAGGACGAAAAGGAGCTAAAGCCCGCCTCGATGAGAGTGCGAGATGCTGCAGAGAATCTGCTGACCATTATCCTCGAGCAAGTGGGCTATTTCCCCAGCGAGTGCGGTCCAGAGTCCATATCCTCGCTATTGGATGAGCTGGCGCTCATGAAGCACTGTAACTCTATGGtgccggcggcggcggccagcAGTGAGCAGGCCATTGCCAAGTTTAAGTACTTCGTGACTGAGAACTCCACCATATTGGCACTGCTCGAGGAGCCGTTGGGCAATGACCAGGATCCCCAACCCACAGTGACTCGTAAGTCTCTATCAATCAAAGTACTTTGCTGCACTTTACTGATGAAAGTTGTTGTCTTTATTTAGTGCTCATTCGCGGCCCCTTTGGTCGACATGCCTGGACCATGCAGTTGCGTCATCTGCCTCGGAGTAAGTCTGGGATTAAGTACCATGCCATTAATCCTGGCAGGCCCATACCCATGAACGATGTGACGCAGCGACTGGATAGCGAGCAAAAGAACTTCCCCGACGGCGTGGACAAAGTGCAGCCTTGTGTGGCGGACTACTCCATACCCACCATCGAACAAATGCGCGAGCAATACGGCACTGCTGTCATACGAGAGCTGGAGTCATTACTGGAGAACCAGAGCATTCACGAGAAACTGGCCTGGGCGGAGGCGGACACCAGTGCGGATAGTTTGTCGCACGCACAGGAATGTGTGCCGCCAACGGTGTGCCACGAGTTCCATGCGGCGCGTCTCTTTCTCTCACACTTTGGTTTCCTGGGCTTCGAGACGCGGAATCCACAAAATCCAGCTGAGGCACTGGGCAATCCGCCACAGCGGCCGCTAATCGTGCTGGACACCAAGTCCGCAGCCTTCGCCGCCGATCTGGATCGATTGGATAAGCTGAGTGCGAGGACGCACGACAGCGTTTATGTTTTCTATGTGAAGGTGTGTCAATAATATTTCCTTACATTTCGATTCATATGCTAATTGATCCAATATTTGCAGAGTGGCCAAACAAGTGCCCAGCAGATTATCGCCAATATGGGTGAGGAATCGTCTGCCAGCCATGATCCTCACTTCGCCAGCATGCTGCAAACGCTGGGCTGGCCGGTTCAGGTTTCAGAACACTCTGGCTGGACGGGCTTTGCCCACAACTCGTGGTCACTCAAGGGAACGCCCGAGGAGCAGCTAAAGTCCACTGCCAACGAGCTGAACTACAATGGATCACAGCGGGTGCTCTACTGGGCGGATGTGTCATCGGAAATCGCCTTCGTGGTGCCCACGACGTGGAATCTGCGATACAATAGCGACACTTGCGATAGTGGAAGCATCTCGAGCACGGATCAGATTGGCTCCAGCAATGTCTGGACACGCGGAGAGGCCGACAGTGCGGCTGGCCTGGCAAAATCCAAGTCAAGGAATCTTAGCCTAGAACTCGACACGAATCGCAGGGATGTAAAGGAGCCAGTTCCGCCGACGCGGCGAAAAGGAAATGTGACGAAACCCACGCTATTGGCCCAGGCGCCGGCCAAGATCTTTCTGGTGTGGCTGGAGAGCTATGAGGATTACCTAAACTTTCCACTCGAGGATCTGCTAGCCTATACGCGCACTGGCGAGGAGCTGCAGACGCAGCAGTTGCCTCGCGCCACCGACTGTCACGTGATCTTCGTGCATTCGTTGCTCTCGGGACTTCTGAGAGTAAAGTTGCAAGGTCCACCGGGAAGGATGAGCTTTGCCACACCCCTGGTCGATGGCATGGTCCTGAGCCGGCGGGTAGTCGGAAATCTGGTGCGACAAACGGCATTGAACATATCACGCCGCCGGCGCCTGGACAATGATAAGTAAGTGGGCTCTCCTCTCCTCTCCTCTTATCAGTGCATCCAACACCTAACTAATGGTAACTCAACTCTTTGCTTTAGCTACCAACCGCCTCATGTGCGACGACGACTCAAGGTGCAGGACATTGTCCAGAAGTACAAAATGGATCTGAGCGAGGCCGATCTGCTGGCCCATCTGTTCCAGCGCGCAATTTAGCCGGCTATCGGAAGTATTATTAACCCGCTACCTAGTTTAAGAGCCAGAGAAGTGGTCTTTTCTATGTCTGTATTAACGTGTGCTTAACTAAAaccccaaaacaaaactgatCCATAATCGGTGTCCACTGAGTGTTACCCGAATGATTATCGTatgctaattattatttattgctaataaatCGAATTATACTTTGTAAAAGTATTTGTAATATTATAAGCCCTTGCGTTTTTCGCCTCCGTTTTGAGCAATCCGTTCAAGCTATGGTGTTAGTGGAAACAATGGCTCTCCATGTGTATTCACATAATTGGCAGCCACATCCGAAATCAATTTGGTCCACAGCATGTGGGAGCGATTCGAGATGATCGCGTGAGGAGCAAATGACAACAAGACATGGGGattctaatttaaatatttatatattgcaAACTAAATAGATAAGTAAAATCTATGGTTAGTTTAATATTCAAGTTAATGGTTTCAAAACTATTATTTTCTTGGAAACAAATTGAGATCATCTTGAAAGCTCGTGAGGGCCTTTCACACTGCTTCACGTCGCCATCTCTTTCGGTTGTTAGCACAGCATCTTGTTAATTTCACCTTTGACTTGGATGTCTGGGAGTCTCGGAGTCTGAAATCGGGTCCGGTGATCGGAGGTGGGGCATTTGGACACACGCGGGCCCGGCATTTCGCAACTCCACCGACGGGCAAtcaattcaaaacaaaactgtTGCCGGCCAAGGGGCCATCTCGTCATCATCAATGAAAGTCGTGATGTAATCGGCTAACACGTTACACATTTTGTGGCTGGttttgcatatgtatgtatgtatgtttgggccatttatttattaacaaataatataagTTAAT
This Drosophila simulans strain w501 chromosome X, Prin_Dsim_3.1, whole genome shotgun sequence DNA region includes the following protein-coding sequences:
- the LOC6739874 gene encoding ral GTPase-activating protein subunit beta isoform X8 codes for the protein MYSEWASLSAQITANSCGAQCFSVLNKFPASAGREVVVSVVKQLGTNLGITQNAEPSHLVKDEEVKWCMDVICFGLSLPLQEHETIKDCVNVYCEWLTALHPQPRISVPKPICEDANLYARQIINHFHNLFVPRQGEILPFLYQTTLGADTIKRQAVLCHRVLRTLQQTAQISQLMDRQTWDTLLLFLLAINEILLAPPTVKDDVGDQLCERVLSVLFEVWLLACVRSFPSPSMWKTLQESCAMWRHRVALVDQWNRVNLALTARLLEFSYGPAFPQLKNADEDGQLIPIGMSNDCVAQTWYRFLRMIGNPTALCSPHIISKSSHFVQWALTHEKGAETHQHPCLQQLPQIFLNAMKGISSQVDAFLGVYQPPPQQTDGVVTNLLEIRHSLNEATSSTLQQFIHSSSATNIANQQNQPAHHHHHLHYPHLHLHGAGSFLRDNFMSNSASSALNAIMGHHGGHHGHHHQQQQQQLQISASPTSSLTTGGSSAVGSTSAGGSHSAGVVGSISFGATESPGTGQASASATPTPPLQRRLAKSFSVAPTITQQKGLSKTSLIGLTGGGARNAISSSSTTNAGSTGTGSGEGSAPAPAPTTPTSTSGPPSASSSINSLPLTSMGAGVELAVARPKCNSILHVFHEWLFEAAHIGGDTWRQNRKKQACEASKRPSSMIMEHRKGSISLSQPNSLNDPQSLPPTLTIDKYESGRAEAIGTLCKIFCAKKTGEEILPVYLARFYMALQQCLKITESRECDETLASILLHSSDLFRLDLDGINVLLPGFIAALEIVLPDKDLKLKTQSMVFNRTELRRSAINILLSIMVLPLHYQTLPIRDLTCETSEKMFTFIQLKSRLMNILMNALQVETDAQNTHMLLGGLLLCVQDAVTFEETELGGGNANLSHNSSGVQHHDANLLSSDNAHALFVRATYLVCHRLISSWKTDLNVSLAALELLSGLARLHIRETARKFTNDTLVKIYEASQNLTIISSDALECKRAVKWICDYICYQCSRPPPAHSKDLHSTIVAAFQCTAAWLMQHPYLLQDKDCLQTVLEVVELGISGTKSQSKGTDIPKFKDEKELKPASMRVRDAAENLLTIILEQVGYFPSECGPESISSLLDELALMKHCNSMVPAAAASSEQAIAKFKYFVTENSTILALLEEPLGNDQDPQPTVTLLIRGPFGRHAWTMQLRHLPRSKSGIKYHAINPGRPIPMNDVTQRLDSEQKNFPDGVDKVQPCVADYSIPTIEQMREQYGTAVIRELESLLENQSIHEKLAWAEADTSADSLSHAQECVPPTVCHEFHAARLFLSHFGFLGFETRNPQNPAEALGNPPQRPLIVLDTKSAAFAADLDRLDKLSARTHDSVYVFYVKSGQTSAQQIIANMGEESSASHDPHFASMLQTLGWPVQVSEHSGWTGFAHNSWSLKGTPEEQLKSTANELNYNGSQRVLYWADVSSEIAFVVPTTWNLRYNSDTCDSGSISSTDQIGSSNVWTRGEADSAAGLAKSKSRNLSLELDTNRRDVKEPVPPTRRKGNVTKPTLLAQAPAKIFLVWLESYEDYLNFPLEDLLAYTRTGEELQTQQLPRATDCHVIFVHSLLSGLLRVKLQGPPGRMSFATPLVDGMVLSRRVVGNLVRQTALNISRRRRLDNDNYQPPHVRRRLKVQDIVQKYKMDLSEADLLAHLFQRAI
- the LOC6739874 gene encoding ral GTPase-activating protein subunit beta isoform X9; the encoded protein is MYSEWASLSAQITANSCGAQCFSVLNKFPASAGREVVVSVVKQLGTNLGITQNAEPSHLVKDEEVKWCMDVICFGLSLPLQEHETIKDCVNVYCEWLTALHPQPRISVPKPICEDANLYARQIINHFHNLFVPRQGEILPFLYQTTLGADTIKRQAVLCHRVLRTLQQTAQISQLMDRQTWDTLLLFLLAINEILLAPPTVKDDVGDQLCERVLSVLFEVWLLACVRSFPSPSMWKTLQESCAMWRHRVALVDQWNRVNLALTARLLEFSYGPAFPQLKNADEDGQLIPIGMSNDCVAQTWYRFLRMIGNPTALCSPHIISKSSHFVQWALTHEKGAETHQHPCLQQLPQIFLNAMKGISSQVDAFLGVYQPPPQQTDGVVTNLLEIRHSLNEATSSTLQQFIHSSSATNIANQQNQPAHHHHHLHYPHLHLHGAGSFLRDNFMSNSASSALNAIMGHHGGHHGHHHQQQQQQLQISASPTSSLTTGGSSAVGSTSAGGSHSAGVVGSISFGATESPGTGQASASATPTPPLQRRLAKSFSVAPTITQQKGLSKTSLIGLTGGGARNAISSSSTTNAGSTGTGSGEGSAPAPAPTTPTSTSGPPSASSSINSLPLTSMGAGVELAVARPKCNSILHVFHEWLFEAAHIGGDTWRQNRKKQACEASKRPSSMIMEHRKGSISLSQPNSLNDPQSLPPTLTIDKYESGRAEAIGTLCKIFCAKKTGEEILPVYLARFYMALQQCLKITESRECDETLASILLHSSDLFRLDLDGINVLLPGFIAALEIVLPDKDLKLKTQSMVFNRTELRRSAINILLSIMVLPLHYQTLPIRDLTCETSEKMFTFIQLKSRLMNILMNALQVETDAQNTHMLLGGLLLCVQDAVTFEETELGGGNANLSHNSSGVQHHDANLLSSDNAHALFVRATYLVCHRLISSWKTDLNVSLAALELLSGLARLHIRETDTLVKIYEASQNLTIISSDALECKRAVKWICDYICYQCSRPPPAHSKDLHSTIVAAFQCTAAWLMQHPYLLQDKDCLQTVLEVVELGISGTKSQSKGTDIPKFKDEKELKPASMRVRDAAENLLTIILEQVGYFPSECGPESISSLLDELALMKHCNSMVPAAAASSEQAIAKFKYFVTENSTILALLEEPLGNDQDPQPTVTLLIRGPFGRHAWTMQLRHLPRSKSGIKYHAINPGRPIPMNDVTQRLDSEQKNFPDGVDKVQPCVADYSIPTIEQMREQYGTAVIRELESLLENQSIHEKLAWAEADTSADSLSHAQECVPPTVCHEFHAARLFLSHFGFLGFETRNPQNPAEALGNPPQRPLIVLDTKSAAFAADLDRLDKLSARTHDSVYVFYVKSGQTSAQQIIANMGEESSASHDPHFASMLQTLGWPVQVSEHSGWTGFAHNSWSLKGTPEEQLKSTANELNYNGSQRVLYWADVSSEIAFVVPTTWNLRYNSDTCDSGSISSTDQIGSSNVWTRGEADSAAGLAKSKSRNLSLELDTNRRDVKEPVPPTRRKGNVTKPTLLAQAPAKIFLVWLESYEDYLNFPLEDLLAYTRTGEELQTQQLPRATDCHVIFVHSLLSGLLRVKLQGPPGRMSFATPLVDGMVLSRRVVGNLVRQTALNISRRRRLDNDNYQPPHVRRRLKVQDIVQKYKMDLSEADLLAHLFQRAI